A stretch of Dyella sp. BiH032 DNA encodes these proteins:
- a CDS encoding aldo/keto reductase family oxidoreductase translates to MSPPPSSYLFAGRPVNRMGYGAMQLAGPQVFGPPKDRAAAVAVLREAVAAGVDHIDTSDFYGPHVTNQIIREALHPYPDDLLIVTKVGAFRGDDASWLPAQEPADLERAVHDNLRNLGLDVLDVVNLRVMGDIHAPSEGSIARQVAVLAELRQRGLIRHIGLSNATSAQVAEAQGIVPIVCVQNHYNLVHRADDALVDELAAKGVAYVPFFPLGGFTPIQSGELARIAGTLGATPLQVALAWLLHRSPNILLIPGTSSVAHLRENLEAAKLPLSASVMAELDALGAR, encoded by the coding sequence ATGTCGCCGCCTCCCTCCAGCTACCTCTTCGCCGGCCGCCCCGTGAACCGCATGGGCTACGGCGCCATGCAGCTCGCCGGCCCCCAGGTCTTCGGTCCGCCCAAGGACCGCGCTGCGGCCGTCGCCGTGCTGCGCGAGGCCGTGGCTGCCGGCGTCGACCACATCGATACCAGCGACTTCTACGGCCCCCACGTCACCAACCAGATCATCCGCGAGGCTCTGCACCCCTACCCGGACGACTTGCTGATCGTCACCAAGGTCGGCGCGTTCCGGGGCGATGACGCCTCCTGGCTGCCGGCGCAGGAGCCCGCGGATCTCGAACGCGCGGTGCACGACAACCTGCGCAACCTCGGCCTGGACGTGCTGGACGTGGTCAACCTGCGCGTGATGGGCGACATCCATGCCCCCTCGGAAGGCTCCATCGCCCGCCAGGTCGCCGTGCTGGCCGAGCTGCGGCAGCGTGGCCTGATCCGCCACATCGGCCTGAGCAATGCCACCTCCGCCCAGGTCGCCGAGGCGCAGGGCATCGTGCCGATCGTCTGCGTGCAGAACCACTACAACCTCGTGCACCGCGCGGACGACGCGCTGGTGGACGAACTCGCCGCCAAGGGCGTTGCCTACGTACCGTTCTTCCCGCTCGGCGGCTTCACGCCCATCCAGTCCGGCGAACTGGCCCGCATCGCCGGCACGCTCGGAGCCACGCCCTTGCAGGTCGCGCTGGCCTGGCTGCTGCATCGCTCGCCGAACATCCTGCTCATTCCGGGCACGTCGTCGGTGGCGCACCTGCGCGAGAACCTCGAGGCGGCGAAGCTTCCGCTCTCCGCCTCAGTGATGGCGGAACTCGACGCGCTGGGCGCGCGCTGA
- a CDS encoding TetR/AcrR family transcriptional regulator, producing MRVMPTPARPARLTDLKRAAIVEAAIDEFRTAGYEATSMDRIAARADVSKRTVYNHFPSKEVLFAEILHQLWKASHDGEDLAYRTDLPLRDQLLELVAQKLRLLNDEAFASLARVAIAAAIHSPERAQDMVARMNEREEGLTVWLRAAKADGRLKIKDPVFAAHQLQGLVKTFAFWPQITLGQPPLTPRERKRVAESAVDMFLAYYA from the coding sequence ATCCGGGTCATGCCCACGCCAGCCCGCCCCGCCCGCCTTACCGACCTCAAGCGCGCCGCCATCGTGGAGGCCGCCATCGACGAATTCCGCACCGCCGGCTACGAGGCCACCAGCATGGACCGCATCGCGGCCCGGGCCGATGTCTCCAAGCGCACGGTGTACAACCACTTCCCGAGCAAGGAGGTGCTGTTCGCCGAGATCCTCCACCAGCTTTGGAAAGCCAGCCACGACGGCGAAGACCTCGCCTACCGCACCGACCTCCCGCTGCGCGACCAGCTGCTGGAACTGGTCGCGCAGAAACTGCGCCTGCTCAACGACGAGGCATTCGCCTCGCTCGCACGCGTCGCCATCGCCGCGGCGATCCATTCGCCCGAACGCGCGCAGGACATGGTCGCGCGCATGAACGAACGCGAAGAGGGGCTGACCGTGTGGCTGCGCGCCGCCAAGGCGGACGGCCGCCTGAAGATCAAGGACCCGGTCTTCGCCGCGCACCAATTGCAGGGACTGGTGAAGACCTTCGCGTTCTGGCCGCAGATCACGCTGGGACAGCCACCGTTGACGCCCAGGGAGCGCAAGCGCGTCGCCGAGTCGGCCGTCGACATGTTCCTGGCTTACTACGCTTGA
- a CDS encoding methyl-accepting chemotaxis protein has protein sequence MSAKRFTVRARLASAFGLLTLLVLATAVAGGWGILGLNRTAVATLQGDVRFSTVIRRVQADLLELRRFEKDSFINIGDTDAVASYHGKWTQVHDRTLRDLDAMRAFPAGTASADRFAGHLKTYTEGYEGAMARVAAHTLASTRDANTFFTQFKDSIRALDDLSAALAAEADRRVDGIEPQLHARAITAMSVSGIAVIGAIAIAVLLSVLTTRRIMTPLMRARGLATAISEGHLANALQVEGNDEFADTLRALQTMDGKLAAMVGDVRIVAEQVAAAARDISAGNDHLSNRTQEQAASIEETAASMEQMTATVSRNAEGAEQARELTQAVRKDAERGGEVAHEAMDAMHGIHRASGDIAQIIALMDEIAFQTNLLALNAAVEAASAGPHGRGFAVVAAEVRALAQRSAAAAKDIKRLITDSGEKVTQGVELVGRASQALQGIRAGVRNVNGIVEEIAAASQEQTQGIHQVNTAIATIDSVTQQNAALVEEASSASRTALELAQSLLQQVAFFKIRQAA, from the coding sequence ATGTCCGCCAAACGCTTTACCGTCCGCGCCCGTCTCGCCTCCGCCTTCGGCCTCCTCACCCTGCTCGTGCTCGCCACGGCCGTCGCCGGCGGCTGGGGCATCCTCGGCCTCAACCGCACTGCCGTCGCCACCTTGCAGGGCGACGTCAGGTTCTCCACCGTCATCCGTCGCGTTCAGGCCGACCTGCTGGAACTGCGTCGCTTCGAGAAAGACAGCTTCATCAACATCGGCGATACCGACGCCGTCGCGTCGTATCACGGCAAGTGGACGCAGGTGCACGACCGTACGCTGCGCGACCTCGATGCGATGCGCGCCTTCCCGGCCGGCACGGCCTCGGCGGATCGCTTCGCCGGCCACCTGAAGACCTATACGGAAGGCTACGAAGGGGCCATGGCCCGCGTGGCCGCGCACACGCTGGCCAGTACGCGCGACGCCAATACGTTCTTCACCCAGTTCAAAGATTCCATCCGTGCGCTGGACGATCTGTCTGCCGCCCTCGCCGCCGAGGCCGACCGCCGCGTGGACGGCATCGAGCCGCAACTGCATGCCCGCGCCATCACGGCGATGAGCGTGTCGGGCATCGCCGTGATCGGCGCCATCGCGATCGCCGTGCTGCTGTCCGTCCTCACCACCCGCCGCATCATGACTCCGCTGATGCGCGCCCGCGGCCTGGCCACGGCGATCAGCGAAGGGCATCTGGCGAATGCGTTGCAGGTGGAAGGCAACGACGAGTTCGCCGATACCCTGCGCGCACTGCAGACCATGGACGGCAAGCTGGCCGCGATGGTCGGCGACGTGCGCATCGTCGCCGAGCAGGTGGCCGCAGCCGCGCGCGACATCTCCGCGGGCAATGACCATCTGTCGAACCGCACGCAGGAACAGGCTGCGTCGATCGAGGAAACCGCGGCATCGATGGAACAGATGACTGCCACGGTCAGCCGCAACGCCGAAGGCGCCGAGCAGGCCCGCGAACTCACGCAGGCGGTGCGCAAGGACGCCGAGCGCGGCGGCGAAGTCGCGCACGAGGCCATGGACGCCATGCATGGCATCCACCGCGCCAGCGGCGACATCGCCCAGATCATCGCCCTGATGGATGAGATCGCCTTCCAGACCAACCTGCTCGCGCTCAACGCCGCCGTGGAAGCCGCCAGCGCCGGCCCGCATGGCCGCGGCTTCGCCGTCGTGGCCGCCGAGGTGCGTGCACTCGCCCAACGCAGTGCTGCGGCCGCGAAGGACATCAAGCGCCTGATCACCGACAGCGGGGAGAAGGTGACGCAGGGCGTCGAGCTGGTCGGACGCGCCAGCCAGGCCCTGCAGGGCATCCGCGCCGGCGTGCGCAACGTCAATGGCATCGTCGAGGAAATCGCCGCCGCGTCGCAGGAGCAGACGCAGGGCATCCATCAGGTCAATACCGCGATCGCCACGATCGACAGCGTCACGCAGCAGAATGCCGCGCTGGTGGAGGAAGCGAGCTCGGCCAGCCGTACTGCGCTGGAGCTGGCGCAGTCGCTGCTGCAACAGGTGGCGTTCTTCAAGATCCGGCAGGCGGCCTGA
- a CDS encoding serine hydrolase → MARSWWMVALAVAGMGMVASVCAEQAHTDTKAWEPAAKAAGDAFVKAGHADGLSIAVVRGGKASFLDAGTKERGKAVPPTADTVYEIGSITKTFGSLLLAQAIVAHKAQLGDDMRRYLPECDYPGLAYEGRPVTLRELVATTSGLPDNLPDALVQDMKQAKPADVPFLIVKRLNGYTAAQFLADLRQASLQREPGKTPAHSNVAAQVVGLIDARLFGKPFETVLAERIERPLGMASGTDKNRADRMAIGYTGDGRAAPVWDAPVTRAAGGLRYSTRDMARYLERQLDESDPAVKLTHQPQWGDAGERAIGFNWVIETTIDGQVRLSHSGGTFGFASYMELYPSDGYGVVLLANRSATTTQGELQAVAERIHDAVFGASPAQTALDRAFAEQGFGDVAGTIAGVRRAHPRLHLTEGYVNAWGYRLLQEKRTREAVNVFAYNTTQYAASANVYDSLAEAYEALGDHGQAITNYRLSLERNPGNEHAKGRLAVLEKPSSR, encoded by the coding sequence ATGGCACGTTCGTGGTGGATGGTCGCGCTGGCCGTCGCCGGCATGGGGATGGTCGCGTCGGTTTGCGCAGAGCAGGCGCATACCGACACCAAGGCATGGGAACCCGCGGCGAAGGCGGCCGGCGATGCGTTCGTGAAGGCCGGGCACGCCGATGGACTTTCCATCGCGGTGGTGCGCGGCGGGAAGGCGAGTTTCCTCGATGCCGGCACGAAGGAGCGTGGCAAGGCTGTGCCGCCCACCGCCGACACGGTCTACGAGATCGGCTCGATCACCAAGACTTTCGGCAGCCTGCTGCTGGCGCAGGCCATCGTGGCGCACAAGGCGCAGCTCGGCGACGACATGCGGCGCTACCTGCCCGAGTGTGACTATCCGGGGCTGGCCTATGAAGGACGCCCGGTCACCCTGCGTGAACTGGTGGCGACCACGTCGGGCTTGCCCGACAACCTGCCCGATGCGCTGGTCCAGGACATGAAGCAGGCCAAGCCCGCGGACGTCCCATTCCTCATCGTGAAACGGCTCAATGGCTATACCGCGGCACAGTTCCTGGCCGACCTGCGCCAGGCGTCGCTGCAGCGCGAGCCCGGCAAGACGCCGGCTCATTCCAATGTGGCCGCGCAAGTGGTGGGCCTGATCGATGCGCGGCTTTTCGGGAAACCGTTCGAGACCGTGCTGGCCGAGCGCATCGAGCGGCCGCTGGGTATGGCCAGCGGCACGGACAAGAACCGCGCGGACCGCATGGCCATCGGTTACACCGGGGATGGGCGCGCGGCGCCGGTCTGGGACGCGCCGGTGACACGCGCGGCGGGTGGCTTGCGCTACAGCACGCGCGATATGGCCCGGTATCTCGAGCGACAGCTCGACGAGAGCGATCCGGCGGTCAAGCTCACGCACCAGCCGCAATGGGGCGACGCCGGCGAGCGCGCGATCGGCTTCAACTGGGTGATCGAGACCACCATCGATGGCCAGGTGCGGCTGTCGCATTCCGGCGGCACCTTCGGTTTCGCCAGCTACATGGAGCTGTATCCCAGTGACGGTTACGGCGTCGTGTTGCTGGCCAACCGCAGCGCGACCACGACCCAGGGCGAGCTGCAGGCGGTGGCCGAGCGCATCCACGACGCCGTCTTCGGTGCGTCGCCGGCGCAAACGGCGCTGGACCGGGCGTTCGCGGAGCAAGGTTTCGGCGATGTCGCCGGCACTATTGCCGGGGTGCGGCGCGCTCATCCGCGGCTGCATTTGACCGAAGGTTATGTGAACGCGTGGGGCTACCGGCTGCTCCAGGAGAAGCGGACCCGGGAGGCCGTGAACGTGTTCGCCTACAACACCACGCAGTATGCCGCGAGCGCGAACGTGTACGACAGCCTCGCCGAAGCCTACGAGGCGTTGGGCGACCACGGACAGGCCATCACCAACTACCGCCTCTCGTTGGAGCGCAACCCCGGCAACGAGCACGCCAAGGGAAGGTTGGCGGTGCTGGAAAAACCATCGTCCCGCTGA
- a CDS encoding DUF4440 domain-containing protein gives MRAIDPLAVHLETLERELLAPSVRKSPRVDQLLAEDFMEFGRSGRVFSKTDIVVALRDEASVAMTATDFRLRMLAPDVALLTYRSCRQTEPALHALRSSIWRREGGQWRLAFHQGTPTLA, from the coding sequence ATGCGCGCTATCGACCCTCTCGCCGTCCATCTCGAAACCCTCGAACGGGAGTTGCTCGCCCCATCGGTGCGCAAGTCGCCGCGCGTGGATCAGCTCCTTGCGGAGGACTTCATGGAGTTCGGCCGCTCCGGCCGCGTGTTCTCCAAGACCGACATCGTCGTCGCCCTGCGGGACGAAGCGTCCGTCGCCATGACCGCCACCGACTTCCGGTTACGCATGCTGGCCCCGGACGTCGCCCTGCTGACCTATCGCAGCTGCCGGCAGACGGAACCGGCCCTGCATGCGCTGCGCAGCTCGATCTGGCGGCGCGAGGGCGGGCAGTGGCGGCTGGCGTTCCACCAGGGGACGCCGACCCTGGCGTGA
- a CDS encoding LysR substrate-binding domain-containing protein produces the protein MMAFVAVVRSGGFRDAARVGGVSASGLSAAVTRLETKLGIRLLNRTTRSVTTTEAGARLIERLAPALAEMEGALDVLNGFRDRPAGTLRLNVPAGVARSVLPPILIDFMKAYPDIRMDVIVEDSFVDVLSEGCDAGIRYDERLEQDMVAIPIGPRVQRFATAAAPTYLDARGRPEHPRDLLEHACLRGRFASGAMPLWEFEREGEVVCVDPAGPLIARPGGAIDLKIQAAVAGLGVIHLYEDMLQPFLDSGALEPVLEPWWQAFSGPFLYYPGRRHLPAPLRAFVDFVKARGDSQAT, from the coding sequence CTGATGGCGTTCGTTGCCGTCGTCCGCTCCGGTGGTTTCCGCGACGCCGCCCGCGTGGGCGGCGTCTCCGCCTCCGGCCTGAGCGCCGCGGTGACGCGGCTGGAGACGAAGCTCGGCATACGCCTGCTCAACCGCACGACGCGCAGCGTGACGACGACGGAAGCTGGGGCGCGCCTGATCGAGCGGCTGGCGCCGGCGCTCGCCGAGATGGAAGGCGCGCTGGACGTGCTCAATGGCTTCCGCGACCGACCCGCCGGGACGCTCCGGCTCAACGTGCCCGCGGGCGTCGCGCGCTCGGTGCTGCCGCCGATCCTGATCGACTTCATGAAGGCGTACCCCGACATCCGTATGGACGTGATCGTCGAGGACAGCTTCGTGGACGTGCTGTCCGAAGGTTGCGATGCCGGTATCCGCTACGACGAGCGGCTGGAGCAGGACATGGTCGCGATTCCGATCGGTCCGCGCGTGCAGCGTTTCGCCACGGCCGCCGCGCCGACGTATCTCGATGCGCGCGGCCGGCCGGAGCATCCGCGCGATCTGCTGGAGCACGCCTGCCTGCGCGGGCGTTTCGCCAGCGGCGCGATGCCGCTGTGGGAGTTCGAACGCGAAGGCGAGGTGGTGTGCGTCGATCCCGCCGGCCCGCTGATCGCTCGGCCCGGCGGCGCGATCGATCTGAAGATCCAGGCGGCCGTCGCGGGCCTTGGCGTCATCCATCTCTACGAAGACATGCTGCAGCCATTCCTGGACAGCGGCGCGCTGGAGCCGGTGCTCGAGCCGTGGTGGCAGGCGTTCTCCGGCCCGTTTCTCTATTACCCCGGGCGGCGGCACCTGCCGGCGCCCTTGCGCGCCTTCGTGGATTTCGTGAAGGCACGGGGTGATTCGCAGGCGACCTAG
- a CDS encoding MBL fold metallo-hydrolase → MLAGLRARRRPGPDAYGTSPQRRDGRFRNPAPRPAEGLGKMLGIIWNMMTNKPRDSVPDAPLSVQRLTRAQLEAAPDRSLYRLGHSTLLLKLHGGFWLTDPVFAERASPFRWMGPKRFHSPPIALHELPPIRGVVLSHDHYDHLDRDTIEYLASRVDVFLAPLGVGDRLVAWGVDASKVRQLDWWQETEVDGVRFVATPAQHFSGRGMFDGDRTLWASWAIIDEDLRVFFSGDTGYFDGFKAIGERLGPFDVTFIETGAYDPQWPYVHMQPAESVQAHLDLRGRWMLPIHNGTFDLAMHRWQDPFEQVSALASSHGVALSTPRMGERLDLAAPHAGERWWRLFESPASTGSYVPAAIDADAR, encoded by the coding sequence ATGCTGGCCGGCCTGCGCGCACGGCGCCGCCCTGGCCCGGATGCCTACGGGACGTCCCCACAGCGCCGCGACGGCCGCTTCCGCAATCCCGCGCCGCGCCCGGCCGAAGGCCTGGGCAAGATGCTGGGCATCATCTGGAACATGATGACCAACAAACCGCGCGATTCGGTGCCTGATGCGCCGCTGTCGGTGCAGCGTCTCACCCGGGCACAGCTGGAGGCGGCGCCGGACCGCAGCCTTTATCGCCTGGGCCACTCCACCCTGCTGTTGAAGCTGCATGGCGGCTTCTGGCTGACCGACCCGGTCTTCGCCGAGCGCGCCTCGCCGTTCCGCTGGATGGGGCCGAAGCGCTTTCACTCACCACCGATCGCCTTGCACGAACTGCCGCCGATTCGCGGCGTCGTGCTCTCGCACGACCATTACGACCATCTGGACCGCGACACCATCGAGTACCTGGCCAGCCGCGTGGACGTGTTCCTGGCGCCGCTTGGCGTTGGCGACCGGCTGGTGGCATGGGGCGTGGATGCGTCCAAGGTGCGCCAGCTCGACTGGTGGCAGGAGACCGAGGTCGACGGTGTCCGTTTCGTCGCCACGCCTGCGCAGCATTTTTCCGGCCGCGGGATGTTCGACGGGGACCGCACGCTATGGGCTTCTTGGGCGATCATCGATGAGGACTTGCGCGTGTTCTTCAGCGGCGACACGGGTTACTTCGACGGATTCAAGGCCATCGGCGAGCGGCTTGGGCCGTTCGACGTCACTTTCATCGAAACCGGCGCCTACGATCCGCAATGGCCTTACGTGCACATGCAGCCGGCCGAGTCGGTGCAGGCGCACCTGGACTTGCGCGGCCGTTGGATGCTGCCGATCCACAACGGCACGTTCGACCTAGCGATGCATCGCTGGCAGGACCCGTTCGAACAGGTGAGCGCGCTGGCATCCTCACACGGCGTGGCATTGTCCACGCCACGCATGGGCGAACGCCTGGACCTGGCGGCGCCGCATGCGGGCGAGCGCTGGTGGCGGCTGTTCGAATCGCCCGCGTCCACCGGTTCCTACGTGCCGGCGGCGATCGACGCGGACGCGCGTTGA
- a CDS encoding TonB-dependent receptor, whose translation MDYRRSTLSLSILTALFCAGTVMAQDAGTAQAQTDAAAKPAQADQAKQLETVTVSGIRASLQKSLDLKRNADSIVDAISAEDVGKFPDTNVAESLSHLPGISVDRNFGEGDKVSILGTDPALNRLLLNGQTVASTNWTSDPNHPDGRSFNYSLLTSEIIGTAEVYKTPQARIDEGSIGGTVIVNTRRPLDLKANTLTGTVSYGYNDRADKGKPNASVLYSWKNSDETFGVLGSLMHSDRVIYREGTEIFGYQRANDPTDTDPNHQFPAGVVPAGTSFTYPTAINTALFQQHRKRDGIATGVQWKPNKSFELNFTGLFVTEKFDNYNQSRYGDWSGSAPAATSVNVQNGVATSGSYGANAPTYLDGYERFSKVNTGALQLRADWHGEGWNASSQIGYTNSSGGSQGIYSLQFRGYGGYNWNLAGDHPQINYNTDPTDASQMLAHGAGFSRAPSYDRERYFQADFSHDVTLGPLNTVELGIKSSNHFNGQTNYAASIPTLDNSGVTLSDLQGGMTPGDYLDGLSPAGNMANWVQISKGGLKQYVNTLYSDAPMDPKATYAISEQNRAFYIQGDFGGENYRGNIGARYVHTRNGITGYNVIANNQYEPVDQKNRYNEWLPSFNIAYDVRDDLTLRFAAAKTLARPRYQDMTPYVALDDRTQTGSSGNVNLKPYKSTNYDATAEWYFAENSLLSAEFFFRRISDYVLYTTVARTYYNLTQQQNTVYQMVTPTNAGVAKVKGVSLTYQTSFGHGFGLAANYTYSDDSTSNDFPLPYNSKNSFTLTPYYEQGPWSARVTFSRRSPYFTQIGTLESQQITGRFRQLDASVSYQLNDHLRLQLDGTNLLDETYFVYNGTPNQPYNAYKNGRTYTLSMNFKL comes from the coding sequence ATGGACTACCGCAGAAGCACGCTCTCGCTGAGCATCCTCACCGCGCTGTTCTGCGCGGGTACCGTCATGGCGCAGGACGCCGGCACGGCCCAGGCGCAGACCGACGCTGCGGCCAAGCCCGCACAGGCCGACCAGGCCAAGCAGCTCGAAACGGTCACCGTCAGCGGCATCCGCGCCAGCCTGCAGAAGTCGCTGGACCTCAAGCGCAACGCCGACTCGATCGTCGACGCCATCTCCGCCGAAGACGTGGGCAAGTTCCCCGACACCAACGTAGCCGAGTCGCTGTCGCATCTGCCCGGCATCAGCGTGGACCGCAACTTCGGCGAGGGCGACAAGGTCTCGATCCTCGGCACCGATCCCGCGCTCAATCGCCTGCTGCTGAACGGCCAGACGGTGGCCTCCACCAACTGGACCAGCGACCCGAACCACCCGGACGGCCGCTCCTTCAACTACAGCCTGCTCACCTCCGAGATCATCGGCACCGCCGAGGTCTACAAGACGCCACAGGCGCGCATCGACGAAGGCAGCATCGGCGGCACGGTGATCGTCAACACGCGCCGTCCGCTGGACCTGAAGGCCAATACGCTCACCGGCACGGTCAGCTACGGCTACAACGACCGCGCCGACAAGGGCAAGCCGAATGCCTCGGTGCTCTACAGCTGGAAGAACAGCGACGAGACCTTCGGCGTGCTCGGCTCGCTGATGCATTCGGACCGCGTGATCTACCGCGAAGGCACGGAAATCTTCGGCTACCAGCGCGCGAACGATCCGACGGATACCGATCCCAACCATCAGTTCCCGGCGGGCGTCGTGCCCGCGGGCACCAGCTTCACCTATCCCACCGCGATCAATACGGCGCTGTTCCAGCAGCACCGCAAGCGCGACGGCATCGCCACCGGCGTGCAGTGGAAGCCGAACAAGTCGTTCGAGCTGAACTTCACCGGCCTGTTCGTCACCGAGAAGTTCGACAACTACAACCAGAGCCGCTACGGCGACTGGTCCGGCAGCGCGCCGGCGGCCACCTCGGTCAACGTGCAGAACGGCGTCGCCACCAGCGGTTCCTACGGCGCCAACGCGCCCACCTACCTGGACGGCTACGAGCGCTTCTCCAAGGTCAACACCGGCGCCCTGCAGCTGCGCGCCGACTGGCACGGCGAAGGCTGGAACGCCTCCAGCCAGATCGGCTACACCAACTCCTCGGGCGGCTCGCAGGGCATCTACAGCCTGCAGTTCCGCGGCTACGGCGGCTACAACTGGAACCTGGCCGGCGACCACCCGCAGATCAACTACAACACCGATCCGACCGACGCGAGCCAGATGCTGGCCCACGGCGCCGGCTTCAGCCGCGCGCCCAGCTATGACCGCGAGCGCTACTTCCAGGCCGACTTCAGCCATGACGTGACGCTGGGCCCGCTGAACACAGTGGAGCTGGGCATCAAGAGCAGCAACCATTTCAATGGCCAGACCAACTACGCCGCGAGCATCCCCACGCTCGACAACAGCGGTGTGACGCTGTCCGACCTGCAGGGCGGCATGACGCCAGGCGACTATCTCGATGGCCTGAGCCCCGCCGGCAACATGGCGAACTGGGTGCAGATCAGCAAGGGCGGCCTCAAGCAGTACGTCAACACGCTGTACTCCGACGCGCCGATGGATCCGAAGGCCACCTACGCGATCTCCGAGCAGAACCGCGCGTTCTACATCCAGGGCGACTTCGGCGGCGAGAACTACCGCGGCAACATCGGCGCGCGCTACGTGCACACGCGCAACGGCATCACCGGCTACAACGTCATCGCCAACAACCAGTACGAGCCGGTAGACCAGAAGAACCGCTACAACGAGTGGCTGCCGTCGTTCAACATCGCCTACGACGTACGCGACGACCTGACCCTGCGCTTCGCTGCGGCCAAGACCCTGGCTCGTCCGCGCTACCAGGACATGACGCCCTACGTGGCGCTGGACGACCGCACGCAGACCGGCTCCTCGGGCAACGTCAACCTCAAGCCGTACAAGTCGACCAACTACGACGCCACGGCCGAGTGGTACTTCGCGGAGAACAGCCTGCTGTCGGCCGAGTTCTTCTTCCGCCGCATCAGCGACTACGTGCTGTACACCACCGTCGCGCGCACCTACTACAACCTGACCCAGCAGCAGAACACCGTGTACCAGATGGTGACGCCCACTAACGCGGGCGTGGCGAAGGTCAAGGGTGTGTCGCTCACCTACCAGACCAGCTTCGGCCACGGTTTCGGCCTGGCAGCGAACTACACCTACTCCGACGACAGCACGAGCAACGACTTCCCGCTGCCCTACAACTCGAAGAACTCGTTCACCCTAACGCCGTACTACGAGCAGGGCCCGTGGAGCGCGCGCGTTACCTTCAGTCGCCGCTCGCCCTACTTCACCCAGATCGGCACGCTGGAGTCGCAGCAGATCACCGGCCGCTTCCGCCAGCTCGACGCCTCGGTGTCGTACCAGCTCAACGATCACCTGCGCCTGCAGCTGGACGGCACCAACCTGCTGGACGAAACCTACTTCGTCTACAACGGCACGCCGAACCAGCCGTACAACGCCTACAAGAACGGCCGCACGTACACGCTGAGCATGAACTTCAAGCTATAA
- a CDS encoding cupin domain-containing protein: MNTPRELLKASAIEAMPAQRNVHSLNPKAVRLRKSLGDATGLTQFGFHMITLLPGNESSEYHRHLYEEECVYVLSGQGEADIGEERCPIAAGDFLGFPRRGPAHVLRNTGDEPLVLLVAGQRLEQDVCDYPRLGKRLYINGDHEDLVAVEHVRRERL; this comes from the coding sequence ATGAATACACCACGCGAGTTGCTGAAGGCATCGGCCATCGAAGCGATGCCGGCGCAGCGCAACGTGCACTCGCTCAATCCGAAGGCGGTGCGGTTGCGCAAATCCCTTGGCGACGCGACGGGGCTCACGCAGTTCGGCTTCCACATGATCACGCTGCTGCCGGGGAACGAGTCGTCCGAGTACCACCGGCACCTTTACGAGGAAGAGTGCGTCTACGTGCTTTCCGGGCAGGGCGAGGCGGACATCGGCGAGGAGCGTTGCCCGATTGCGGCCGGCGACTTTCTGGGTTTTCCACGACGGGGTCCGGCACACGTGTTGCGCAATACCGGCGACGAGCCGCTGGTGCTGCTGGTGGCCGGGCAGCGGCTCGAGCAGGACGTTTGCGACTATCCGCGGCTGGGCAAGCGCTTGTACATCAATGGCGACCATGAGGACCTGGTCGCGGTGGAGCACGTCCGCCGCGAGCGGCTCTGA